The following coding sequences lie in one Deltaproteobacteria bacterium genomic window:
- a CDS encoding NADH:flavin oxidoreductase/NADH oxidase family protein, whose amino-acid sequence MTSPASILARPLTLPCGAQLRNRLAKAAMSEAIADADGGPSERLVRLYERWGRGGAGMLLTGNVIVDRGGRTEPANVVVHDDRHLAGLRRWADAAQAHGAALWMQISHAGRQSSRGVTREPVAPSAVKLRGMPGMFAPPRALAADEIETLVERFAIVAEMAQRAGFGGVQIHAAHGYLVSQFLSPLVNRRDDAWGGDATRRMAFLLAIVDRMRARVGAGFPIAVKLNSADFQRGGFTTDDAIEVVRALDAAGIDLVEVSGGNYESPAMVGRGELPVPTRESTVAREAYFLEYARMLRAHTRAPIMLTGGLRSAAAMAAAITDGDADVIGLGRPLTIEPDLAARLLDGSVEVARGVRLHTGVRMIDDALQVMWFQQQMQRMADGHEPDPSLGRVRALVQGMRDNLRSRALPPAPALTSA is encoded by the coding sequence ATGACCTCACCCGCGTCGATCCTCGCGCGCCCGCTCACGCTGCCGTGCGGCGCCCAGCTTCGCAATCGTCTGGCCAAGGCCGCGATGAGCGAGGCCATCGCCGATGCCGACGGTGGGCCCAGCGAGCGGCTGGTGCGGCTGTACGAGCGCTGGGGTCGTGGCGGCGCGGGCATGCTGCTGACCGGCAATGTGATCGTCGATCGCGGCGGTCGCACCGAGCCCGCCAACGTCGTCGTCCACGACGACCGCCACCTCGCGGGGCTTCGTCGCTGGGCCGACGCCGCACAGGCCCACGGCGCCGCGCTGTGGATGCAGATCAGCCACGCCGGTCGACAGTCGTCGCGCGGGGTCACGCGCGAGCCGGTCGCGCCTTCGGCCGTGAAGCTGCGGGGCATGCCGGGCATGTTCGCGCCCCCGCGTGCGCTCGCAGCCGACGAGATCGAGACCCTGGTCGAGCGCTTCGCCATCGTCGCCGAGATGGCGCAGCGCGCCGGCTTCGGCGGCGTGCAGATCCACGCCGCCCACGGCTACCTCGTGAGCCAATTCCTGTCGCCGCTGGTGAACCGGCGCGACGACGCGTGGGGTGGCGACGCGACCCGGCGCATGGCGTTCCTGCTGGCGATCGTCGATCGCATGCGTGCGCGGGTCGGCGCGGGCTTCCCGATCGCGGTCAAGCTCAACTCGGCGGACTTCCAGCGCGGCGGCTTCACCACCGACGATGCGATCGAGGTCGTGCGCGCGCTCGATGCCGCGGGCATCGATCTGGTCGAGGTCTCGGGCGGCAACTACGAGAGCCCGGCGATGGTCGGTCGCGGTGAGCTGCCGGTGCCCACCCGCGAGAGCACGGTCGCGCGCGAGGCCTACTTCCTCGAGTACGCCCGCATGCTGCGGGCCCACACGCGCGCGCCGATCATGCTCACCGGCGGTCTGCGCAGCGCCGCCGCGATGGCCGCGGCCATCACCGACGGCGACGCCGATGTCATCGGCCTGGGGCGACCGCTCACCATCGAGCCCGATCTGGCCGCGCGCCTGCTCGATGGCTCGGTCGAGGTCGCACGCGGGGTGCGGCTGCACACCGGCGTGCGCATGATCGACGACGCGCTGCAGGTGATGTGGTTCCAGCAGCAGATGCAGCGCATGGCCGACGGCCACGAGCCCGACCCCTCGCTCGGTCGGGTGCGGGCGCTGGTGCAGGGCATGCGCGACAACCTGCGCTCGCGCGCGTTGCCGCCGGCACCGGCGCTCACTTCAGCGTGA
- the ada gene encoding bifunctional DNA-binding transcriptional regulator/O6-methylguanine-DNA methyltransferase Ada: protein MTRTSPRPRPACADATDPRWQALRTRDARADGSFVYAVRTTGVFCRPSCPARPPRPENVSFYAEPAAAVRAGFRPCKRCRPDGPSPAAQHGELVAKLCRFIEGSEEVPTLEQLAQHVGKSEFHTHRLFKAGTGLTPRAYAAAHRNRRVRSELEAGSSVTEAIHAAGFGSSSRFYETSRATLGMTPTRWRQGGDRERIRFAVGQCSLGAILVATTDLGVCAILIGDDPEPLVHDLERRFPRAELVGDDPAFAQTIAAVVGMVEAPQLGLQLPLDIRGTAFQRRVWAALQAIPPGETRDYTGIADALGLPRSARAVAQACAANPLAIAIPCHRVVRRDGDLAGYRWGIDRKHALLQRERGGESR from the coding sequence ATGACCCGCACCTCCCCACGCCCGCGCCCGGCCTGCGCCGACGCGACCGATCCACGCTGGCAGGCGCTGCGCACCCGCGACGCGCGGGCCGACGGCAGCTTCGTCTACGCCGTACGCACCACCGGCGTGTTCTGTCGGCCGTCGTGCCCTGCCCGGCCGCCGCGGCCCGAGAACGTCAGCTTCTACGCCGAGCCGGCCGCCGCCGTCCGGGCCGGCTTCCGTCCCTGCAAGCGCTGTCGACCCGACGGCCCCAGCCCCGCGGCGCAGCACGGCGAACTGGTCGCCAAGCTGTGTCGGTTCATCGAGGGTAGCGAGGAGGTGCCGACGCTCGAACAGCTCGCGCAGCACGTCGGCAAGAGCGAGTTCCACACCCATCGGCTGTTCAAGGCCGGCACCGGGCTGACGCCGCGGGCCTACGCGGCGGCGCATCGCAACCGCCGCGTGCGCAGCGAGCTCGAGGCCGGCAGCAGCGTGACCGAGGCCATCCATGCGGCGGGCTTCGGCTCGTCGTCGCGCTTCTACGAGACCTCGCGCGCCACACTCGGGATGACGCCGACCCGCTGGCGCCAAGGGGGTGATCGCGAGCGCATCCGCTTCGCCGTCGGGCAGTGCAGCCTGGGCGCGATCCTGGTGGCGACGACCGACCTCGGCGTGTGCGCGATCCTCATCGGTGACGATCCCGAGCCGCTCGTGCACGACCTCGAGCGCAGGTTCCCGCGCGCCGAGCTCGTCGGCGACGACCCGGCATTCGCACAGACCATCGCCGCGGTGGTCGGCATGGTCGAAGCGCCACAGCTGGGCCTGCAGCTGCCGCTCGACATCCGCGGCACCGCGTTCCAGCGGCGGGTGTGGGCCGCACTGCAGGCGATCCCGCCCGGCGAGACCCGCGACTACACCGGCATCGCCGACGCGCTGGGACTGCCGCGATCGGCCCGTGCCGTCGCACAGGCCTGCGCCGCGAATCCGCTGGCGATCGCGATCCCGTGCCACCGCGTGGTCCGTCGCGACGGCGACCTCGCAGGCTACCGCTGGGGCATCGATCGCAAGCACGCGCTGCTGCAGCGCGAGCGCGGAGGCGAGTCGCGATGA
- the alkB gene encoding DNA oxidative demethylase AlkB translates to MSQAQLGFSLAGDDVELGPGAKVLQGFALPLERALLDGVAAVLAAAPPRHLVTPGGYTMSVAMTNCGPLGWVSDARGYRYDARDPLRDAPWPAMPAVFAELARRAAAALGFDDYDPDACLVNRYVPGARLSLHRDADERDRVAPIVSISLGVPAVFLFGGDARSDATTRVVLEHGDVTVWGGPARMRYHAVAPLRRAWHPAFGEDRINLTFRKVR, encoded by the coding sequence ATGAGCCAGGCCCAGCTGGGCTTCTCGCTGGCCGGCGACGATGTCGAGCTGGGCCCCGGCGCGAAGGTGCTGCAGGGCTTCGCGCTCCCGCTCGAGCGCGCGTTGCTCGACGGTGTCGCGGCGGTGCTCGCCGCGGCGCCGCCACGCCACCTCGTGACGCCGGGCGGCTACACGATGTCGGTCGCGATGACCAACTGCGGCCCGCTCGGCTGGGTCTCGGACGCCCGCGGCTATCGCTACGACGCCCGCGATCCCCTGCGAGACGCGCCGTGGCCGGCGATGCCGGCAGTCTTCGCCGAGCTCGCCCGACGCGCCGCGGCGGCGCTCGGCTTCGACGACTACGACCCCGATGCGTGCCTGGTGAACCGCTACGTGCCGGGGGCACGATTGTCGCTGCACCGCGACGCCGACGAACGCGATCGCGTGGCGCCGATCGTGTCGATCTCGCTCGGTGTGCCGGCGGTGTTCCTGTTCGGCGGCGACGCGCGCAGCGACGCAACCACGCGGGTCGTGCTCGAGCACGGCGACGTCACGGTGTGGGGTGGGCCGGCGCGCATGCGCTACCACGCGGTCGCGCCGCTGCGTCGCGCGTGGCACCCGGCGTTCGGCGAGGACCGCATCAACCTCACCTTTCGCAAGGTCCGATGA